The DNA segment AGGCAGCAAATCTTGGTCCAGTTCAATTTCCTCAACTGCAAGAAAAGTTTGAGCCTTATCAGACAAGTTCGTTTTTTTTGATTTTTTAAGTAAGGCGGCAGCTCCGATAAATCCAAAAAGAATAAGAGCAGTGATAATTAATATTCTAACTAATGACATGGCCAACACTAAAGTTCGGTAGTGGCTTAATCATAATGCTTTAAACCAATTAAAGCCAAATGTTTAATCGTTTGAAAAAGATTCTCTGTATGGCTAAAGGAATTTTTAAGCAAGTTAAAGGGAAACTTTTACCATCGCCAAACGCTAAAAGTTTCTCTTAACTTTTAAATCGAATCATGGTTTTTTAAGACTTTTTCAATTTGTTCGAATGTCTAGCAATTAAGTTTCAAAAGCAACTTTTTCAGCTTTTTCAATTAACTTGCGCATTTTCTTTCCTGGAGTAAATTTCACGGCATAGCGTGCAGGAATTACGATAGGCACAGAAGCATTTTTCGGATTACGCCCAATTTTTTGTTTGCGCACAACAACTTCAAAAACACCGAAATCGCGAAACTCTAGTCGCTCGCCCTCTGCTAGACTTTCAGTCATTCTATCTAGAAAGGCTTGAATGACATTTCTTACATCGTTTGGATGAAGACCTTTTTCCTGAGAAATTGAACTAATAAGCTTTTTTTTTGTCATAGTACTTTTCTTTGTCATGGTTCCCATAATAATAGAACTCCTCATTGGACCGAGCTTGTTAGCTCACTAATCCAAACTTTTTTTTTGAAAAAATCACTTCCCATCTTCGTTAAAATAAAGATTAAAAAGCAATTAACCTGCTTTATAGACTGACTAAATAAAGATAAAGTTAGCCAATACGCAATTAAGGTTTAATGACATTGTCATATCCTATTCATTTTCAGGCAAGTTCTTTTTCTTTATAGCACAAGTCGAAAAGGAAAATTTGCCATC comes from the Chlamydiales bacterium STE3 genome and includes:
- a CDS encoding putative DNA-binding protein HU (Product derived from UniProtKB/Swiss-Prot:P64386;Gene name derived from UniProtKB/Swiss-Prot:P64386), with the translated sequence MGTMTKKSTMTKKKLISSISQEKGLHPNDVRNVIQAFLDRMTESLAEGERLEFRDFGVFEVVVRKQKIGRNPKNASVPIVIPARYAVKFTPGKKMRKLIEKAEKVAFET